One genomic region from Yersinia canariae encodes:
- the pstB gene encoding phosphate ABC transporter ATP-binding protein PstB, producing MSMATDINNSKIQVRDLNFYYGKFHALKNISLDIAKNQVTAFIGPSGCGKSTLLRTFNKMYQLYPDQRAEGDILLDGQNILTDKQDIALLRAKVGMVFQKPTPFPMSIYDNIAFGVKLFENLSRADMDERVQWALTKAALWNETKDKLHQSGYSLSGGQQQRLCIARGIAIRPDVLLLDEPCSALDPISTGRIEELISELKSDYTVVIVTHNMQQAARCSDHTAFMYLGELIEFSDTDTLFTAPQQKQTEDYITGRYG from the coding sequence ATGAGTATGGCTACTGACATCAACAACAGCAAAATTCAGGTTCGCGATCTGAACTTCTACTACGGCAAATTTCATGCGCTGAAGAATATTTCGCTGGATATTGCCAAAAACCAGGTCACAGCATTCATTGGCCCATCAGGCTGCGGTAAATCTACTTTACTGCGTACATTCAATAAAATGTATCAGTTGTATCCGGATCAGCGCGCTGAAGGCGATATCTTGCTGGATGGGCAAAATATCCTGACGGATAAACAAGATATTGCGTTGTTGCGTGCAAAAGTGGGCATGGTTTTCCAAAAGCCGACCCCATTCCCAATGTCGATTTACGATAACATCGCCTTTGGCGTGAAACTGTTTGAAAACTTGTCTCGCGCTGATATGGATGAACGCGTGCAGTGGGCTCTGACCAAAGCAGCGCTGTGGAATGAAACCAAAGATAAATTACACCAGAGTGGTTATAGCTTGTCTGGCGGGCAACAACAGCGTTTATGCATCGCCCGTGGTATCGCCATTCGCCCTGATGTGTTATTGCTCGATGAGCCTTGCTCGGCACTGGATCCTATCTCGACAGGTCGCATTGAAGAACTGATTAGCGAGTTGAAGTCGGACTATACCGTGGTGATTGTGACGCACAACATGCAGCAGGCTGCCCGCTGTTCAGATCATACGGCATTTATGTATCTGGGTGAGTTAATTGAGTTCAGTGATACTGATACCCTGTTTACCGCACCACAGCAGAAACAGACGGAAGATTATATTACTGGTCGCTATGGCTGA